In Bacteroidales bacterium, a genomic segment contains:
- the xerD gene encoding site-specific tyrosine recombinase XerD: MNWEIYIRGFKSFLQLEKSLSANTVEAYMHDIRLLVRYLEENNHQSVSPETLELKHLEEFVGWLGESGGRASSQSRTISGIRAFYKYLMIEDLVNTDPTELLETPRLSRHLPDTLSQEEIKKMINAIDLSKPEGSRNLAIIETLYGCGLRVSECTALKISDLYFDLGFVRVLGKGSKQRWIPIGDLAIKQINNYIKNIRPHIEIKKGHEDIVFLNKRGASLSRVMVFYIIKDLAERAGIHKTISPHTLRHSFATHLVENGANLRAVQEMLGHVSITTTEIYTHLDTRLLKETIEKYHPLSRL, from the coding sequence ATGAACTGGGAAATCTACATCAGGGGGTTCAAATCGTTTCTGCAACTCGAAAAGTCGCTCTCGGCCAATACCGTTGAAGCCTACATGCACGACATACGTCTTCTGGTGCGTTATCTTGAGGAAAATAACCATCAGAGCGTTTCACCTGAAACCCTTGAATTGAAACACCTGGAGGAATTTGTCGGATGGCTGGGCGAAAGCGGCGGACGCGCATCATCGCAGTCGAGAACGATTTCAGGAATTCGTGCTTTCTACAAATACTTAATGATTGAGGACCTTGTAAACACCGACCCTACCGAACTGCTCGAAACACCAAGGCTCTCCCGTCATCTTCCCGACACACTGAGCCAGGAGGAAATAAAAAAAATGATTAACGCCATCGACTTATCAAAACCTGAAGGAAGCCGGAACCTTGCTATCATCGAAACACTGTATGGGTGTGGTTTGCGTGTGTCGGAATGCACTGCATTGAAGATTTCTGATCTCTATTTCGACCTGGGTTTTGTTCGGGTGCTTGGAAAAGGGAGCAAGCAGCGCTGGATACCCATCGGCGACCTGGCCATCAAACAAATCAACAATTATATTAAAAACATCCGGCCGCATATCGAGATTAAAAAGGGGCACGAAGACATTGTTTTCCTCAACAAACGGGGAGCAAGCCTGTCGCGGGTCATGGTATTTTACATCATAAAAGACCTGGCTGAACGAGCCGGCATTCATAAAACCATCAGTCCGCATACACTTCGCCATTCATTTGCAACACACCTGGTCGAAAACGGCGCCAACCTGCGCGCTGTGCAGGAAATGCTTGGCCATGTATCCATCACCACGACCGAAATCTACACCCACCTCGATACTCGATTGCTCAAGGAAACCATCGAGAAGTACCACCCCCTTTCGAGGCTTTAG